One Amaranthus tricolor cultivar Red isolate AtriRed21 chromosome 1, ASM2621246v1, whole genome shotgun sequence DNA window includes the following coding sequences:
- the LOC130798854 gene encoding L-ascorbate peroxidase 3: MAIPVVDTEYLKEIDKARRDLRALISSRNCAPLMLRLAWHDAGTYCAKTKTGGPNGSIRNEEECAHGANNGLKKAIDWCEEVKSKHPKITYADVYQLAGVVAVEVTGGPTVEFVPGRKDSNVCPKEGRLPDAKQGALHLRDIFYRMGLTDKDIVALSGGHTLGRAHPERSGFDGPWTHEPLKFDNSYFVELLKGESEGLLQLPTDRTLVEDPAFRPFVDLYAKDEYAFFRDYAASHKKLSELGFTPSSAKSICKDTTILAQSAVGVAVAAAVVVLSYIYEVRKRIN, encoded by the exons ATGGCGATACCAGTCGTCGACACTGAATATCTCAAGGAAATCGATAAAGCTCGTCGCGATCTTCGTGCTCTCATCTCTAGTCGCAATTGCGCTCCACTCATGCTGCGTCTCGC ATGGCATGACGCCGGAACGTATTGTGCGAAGACGAAGACTGGTGGCCCTAACGGTTCAATCAGGAATGAAGAAGAGTGCGCTCATGGTGCTAATAACGGTCTGAAGAAAGCTATCGATTGGTGTG AGGAGGTGAAATCCAAACACCCAAAGATTACATATGCAGACGTCTATCAG CTTGCTGGGGTTGTTGCAGTTGAGGTCACCGGTGGACCTACTGTTGAATTTGTTCCTGGAAGAAAG GATTCTAATGTGTGTCCCAAGGAAGGGAGGCTTCCAGATGCGAAACAAG GTGCACTACATCTGAGGGACATATTCTACAGGATGGGGCTGACTGACAAAGACATTGTGGCCCTGTCGGGGGGTCATACCCTG GGAAGGGCACATCCAGAGAGATCAGGCTTTGATGGCCCATGGACCCACGAACCGCTCAAGTTTGATAACTCCTATTTTGT GGAATTGTTGAAAGGAGAATCTGAGGGACTGTTGCAACTTCCTACTGATAGAACCTTGGTGGAGGATCCTGCTTTTCGACCTTTTGTTGATTTGTATGCTAAG GATGAGTATGCGTTCTTCCGGGACTATGCAGCCTCACACAAGAAGCTTTCGGAACTAGGATTTACCCCAAGCAGTGCCAAATCAATTTGCAAGGACACCACTATATTGGCTCAGAGTGCGGTTGGAGTAGCCGTTGCAGCAGCAGTGGTCGTCCTGAGCTACATCTATGAAGTTCGCAAACGTATCAACTAA
- the LOC130798850 gene encoding synaptotagmin-2-like gives MGWMSPIFRLFSVIFGFVGFGIGITIGLTIGYYLFIYFQKSDVQDPDVRPLAEQDTDKLQRLLPEIPLWVKNPDYDRMDWLNQFLTQMWPYLDKAICKTVKDITTPIIAEQIPKYKIDSVEFEKLTLGSLPPTFQGMKVYVTDEKELIMEPSLKWAANPNVMVAVKAFGLKATAQVLDLQVFASPRITLKPLVPSFPCFANIYVSLMEKPHVDFGLKVLGADLMSIPGLYRFVQELIKDQVANMYLWPRTLAVPILDPVKALRKPVGILHVKVLRATKLKKKDLLGASDPYVKLKLSDDKTPSKKTMVKHKNLNPEWNEEFNLTVRDPETQMLELNVYDWEQVGKHDKMGMSFVPLKDLTPDEPKEFNLDLLKTADPNDPQNEKSRGQIVVQLTYKAFKEEDLGKDFEDSTQQAPEGTPAGGGVLLVRIHEGQDLEGKHHCNPYVRIIFRGEERKTKGVKKNRDPRWDEQFQFVLEEPPTNDKLHVEVLSSSSRSLLHSKESLGFVNINLNDVVNNMRTNEKYNLIDSKNGHILVELIWRAAPPMS, from the exons ATGGGTTGGATGAGTCCAATATTTCGTTTGTTTAGTGTGATTTTTGGGTTTGTCGGGTTTGGTATTGGGATTACGATTGGTCTGACTATTGGTTATTATCTGTTCATCTACTTTCAGAAATCTGATGTTCAG GATCCTGATGTTCGTCCACTTGCTGAGCAAGATACAGATAAATTGCAGAGGCTACTTCCTGAAATACCTCTTTGGGTGAAAAACCCTGATTATGACCGT ATGGATTGGTTGAACCAGTTCTTAACGCAGATGTGGCCATATCTGGACAAA GCAATATGCAAAACTGTAAAGGATATTACAACACCTATCATTGCTGAACAGATTCCAAAATACAAAATTGACTCTGTTGAATTTGAGAAACTCACCTTAGGGTCCTTACCACCAACTTTTCAAG GTATGAAAGTCTATGTCACAGATGAGAAGGAGTTGATTATGGAGCCATCTTTGAAGTGGGCAGCAAATCCTAATGTCATGGTGGCTGTAAAAGCATTTGGCTTGAAGGCAACAGCTCAG GTGTTGGATCTTCAAGTATTTGCTTCTCCCCGCATTACTCTAAAGCCCTTGGTGCCAAGCTTCCCATGTTTTGCTAACATTTACGTGTCTCTTATGGAGAAG CCACATGTGGACTTTGGATTGAAGGTTCTAGGAGCTGATCTCATGTCAATTCCTGGTTTGTATAGGTTTGTTCAG GAGCTGATTAAAGATCAAGTTGCTAATATGTATCTATGGCCACGCACACTTGCAGTACCAATTCTGGATCCCGTAAA AGCTCTAAGGAAGCCTGTAGGCATTTTACATGTTAAGGTTTTAAGAGCAACAAAGTTGAAAAAGAAAGATCTCCTGGGTGCATCAGACCCATATGTAAAATTGAAGCTCAGTGATGATAAAACTCCATCAAAGAAAACCATGGTGAAGCACAAGAACTTGAACCCTGAATGGAATGAGGAATTTAATTTGACAGTTAGAGATCCAGAAACCCAGATGCTGGAACTTAATGTGTATGATTGGGAGCAG GTCGGGAAACACGATAAAATGGGTATGAGTTTTGTTCCTTTGAAAGATCTTACTCCTGACGAGCCAAAGGAGTTCAATCTTGATCTCTTGAAAACTGCCGACCCAAATGATCCTCAAAATGAGAAGTCACGGGGACAGATTGTGGTTCAATTGACATACAAAGCATTTAAAGAGGAGGATCTCGGAAAAGATTTTGAGGATTCAACGCAACAAGCCCCTGAAGGAACTCCTGCGGGTGGAGGCGTACTTCTTGTGAGAATACACGAAGGTCAAGATCTTGAAGGAAAGCATCATTGTAATCCATATGTCCGTATCATTTTCAGAGGGGAGGAGCGAAAGACCAAG GGTGTTAAGAAGAATAGAGATCCAAGGTGGGATGAGCAGTTTCAGTTTGTTCTAGAAGAACCTCCCACAAATGATAAGCTGCATGTTGAAGTTCTGAGTAGCTCATCAAGAAGCTTACTTCACTCCAAA GAATCGTTGGGGTTTGTCAATATCAATCTTAATGATGTAGTTAACAACATGCGGACAAACGAGAAGTATAACCTTATCGACTCGAAGAACGGCCACATCCTAGTCGAGCTTATATGGAGAGCAGCCCCCCCGATGTCTTAA